The DNA sequence CCAAACACCACCAATCGATGAAGATGACCATGACAGAGGGGCAACTATGTTTCGTTGCTTATCATGCTTCAGCATTTTCATTCCAACTGGTTAgcaacttttcttttctttgtgcTAATGATGTAGCAATTTTCTACCTATGAGTGTGAAGTGTAATGCAGGTGATGGATTGTTCCGATCATTTGGTGGGAAAAGTGGGAAAGAATATGCAAGGGACGGACAAGCACCAGATGTAAAGAAGAGCTGGTTCGACATGTTTAACCTGAATAGGCAGAAAACACCAGTTGAGGAAGGTACTTATTTTCCCTTTCGGATTGTATATGTGGCATCGTCCCTGCAGATAGCGGAGTCTGGTGTGAATGCATGTCTCGAGTTCAAATAACTCGGTTCTTTCACATGCAGGAAGTAGTTCTGAGACGAATGTGCAACAAGTTAGCTCAGGAATTTTGTCGTCTGGCCCTGCTCGTGAAAGTGACCGATCATTAGTTTTAGAAGATACGGCCGCAGAAACTGCTGCAAACGAAGGCCGGGATCTAACTCTTCCCAGCCTAGACCATCTAAAACTCCCTTTGTTAGTAGGTACTGTTTTTTAACTACATTTTCACATCATGATATTTTAGCATTGCTCAGTTAGTTTAGTATTTTGGTGACTGCTGTAAATGACTTGTCTACCTCAGATAATATGAGGTCAGAAGATATGTTGGCCGCGGATGAGCAAATGGCATCAAAACCTAGCCGGGAAGTTCAGACCAGTCGAGACAAGGACATCGTCCAGCTCCCACAGCCATCAGTTTCAATGGCTGAAGATGGCACATTGAATATCTCGGTATCTGTTCCTCGCGAAGAGCAAGACGTTAGAGCCACAATTGTGACTACATCTGTTCTAGACAAGCCACTCAGAACTGGAAACACTTCAGAAATAGGAGATGCACCAGCTGCACAAGGTAAGTTTAATTGCGTGTTCACTGTGTAAAGAGACGAACTAGGTCCTCGTGTTTCTCGAGTTAACTATCATGAAATCTTTATGCAGGTGAAGGCAATGATACCAGGATAACAATAGACGCACATCCACCTGCGACTGTAATACCTCCTCCGACAGCATCCCAGTTGGGAACTCAAACTAATACTACTGATGGAGAAGGGCGTGGAGCGAGAGAAGAACGCAAAGTTGAAGTGATTAAAAGCATCGTCTACGGTGGGCTGGCAGAGACCATGACTAGCCTTAGCGTTGTATCATCAGCCGCTGGTGGAGGCGCAGCCACATGTACGAATGCTGCACACAATCTCTACCATTACATGCACAAGTAACATAACCATAGTGTTTTTCATTCAAAATATGAAGTACTATTGCTTATCTTGATCTGCAATGTCACCATTTGTAGTGAATGTGTTAACTCTGGGAGCTGCAAATTTGATTGGAGGCCTTTTCATCATAGCTCACAATGTAAATTGTGTCTAATCCTTCGAATACTCAATTATATGCATCACTGACCTGATATATCACCCAAAATAAATGCTCCCTTATGGATTTGTTCTCTGAATAAATGTGCAGCTCTGGGATTTAAGATGTGACCGCCTCGAGGATCAGCTCTCTAACCAAATAACCGAGCAGGAGGATCGTTACAGACAGCTCCTAGGCCGGAGGCAGAATTTTGCGCTTCATGCTGTTGTCGCCATAATATCATACATCTTGTTCGGGTTGGTGCCTCCAGTCATGTACGGCTTCTCATTCCGCAAGTCAGACGACAAACAGTTGAAGCTTTTGATGGTCGCAGCCGCTACCCTTGTGTGCATACTTGTGCTAACTGTTGGGAAGGCCTATGTGCAGAGGCCTCCGAAGCCTTACTTGAAAACAGTCATGACCTTCTTGATTCTTGGGATATCAGTATCGGGCGTGTCGTATGCTGCTGGCGGATTAGTTGAGCGCCTACTGGAAAAGCTCAGTCTGTTCGAGCCAAGCTCAGCAGCTCCTAACTTCCTTGTGCCGGAGATGAGACTAGTTGCCTCGGTATGGGCCTCCGACTGagtgctctctctctctctctgtagTCACATGTTTTTTGTTGGAGCTGGAATAAGTTTTTGCTAGTTATGGAACCCATTTACCCAGACCtcgtaattttattttattttcatcttgTACTTGATCTTATTTCACATAGGAATTTTCATTACTCTAGTCAATGTCTCTAATGTGCAGGTCATGTTTATTAATAAAGCAAACTTCCCATAAAGGGTTTGGACTCTCAATAAAGGACACAAGCATGCGACACTGTAGATAAAGCTCTCTATATGAAACCAAAACAGTGTAGAAATCCTATGACAAATATGGATTTCTAACTCCTAGTATTCAAGTTTACTATCATAAAACAGCTTGACAGTTTACAAACATTAAAAGGCCAAAAACCTGCTGTGAGGAAAGAAACTGCACAAATAAGCAAACTTGGTACAGCGAGCTGTTTACGAACTCTTGTCATCTGATCCATGATTCAGTTGATGCAGCTCTTGCCTGCTTTTACCTCTCTTGATTTTTGCCTTAACCTTAGATTTCGTTATTAGGGTCTGCACCGTGTTAGCAAAATTTCCAACAGCCATGACTATGAGAAGAACCCCGCATGTAATTACCTGAAAGTTGTAGGTAGAAATCAtgtaaggaaaaaaatatttgatgaaaCTGAATTTGGACATCAACATATACAGTATTGAAGAAGTATGCAACAAAAATTCCACGACGTCatatgtttaaaatttaaataactttACCTGCCAATCCAAATTGGATCCATTCAGAGAAGTATTAAGCAACAACACACCAACATAGGCTTCAAATCCCTGAAAACAGAGGACAATGATCATGATTTGAGGATAAATGTTGGCTATAGTGAAGCCATGAGTATAGATGAGAAGGAACGAGAGTGGCTATGAAAACATTCATGGGTCTCAACTTAATGAGCGTACATAAAGATTTGCAAAAATATCACTCGCATGAGGAGTTGATTccaacaatatataaaagagggGTAGTGTTCTCTTGTTACTAATACGAGAATAAGGGATTTAACAGACCTGCAAAACAAAAAGTATCGGGCATAGCAGAAGTAGCTGGCCCTCAACTCCGGCAGTTTCTCCCCAAACAACATCCATCCTCCTAGCCTACATTTAGCAATAGTTGAACATTATTGACAGGATAAGTTAAAATATTGTGCTtcaatgaatttgaaggaTGATCTCCCTCTAGTCTAGCCCATGAGTGAAGGTAATAACTCATGTAAGAATCACACATTAGAcataaaaaagttacaaacttaaatatatttatttaagaaaagGATAAACTATATAAGGATAATCGAACGGACAACCATTTTGCAAGTTTACATGTAGTAGAAATCTGAACATGTATTATGTATCTTGGAAACATGAACCCAACAAAGgtgtcaatttttaaaaaaaatataataaaataagcacATGGAGAAGTAGGTGGTAAGGAAATCAAATATCCCAGGCATGCTAAACTACCTTGCCAAGTGCAATACGTGTATAAAGTCTTTGTCTTTGGTATCTGTTCTGAAGAATCATTGCAACTCCTTGCATTATTGCCCATTTCAGAAATAGTTGTACACCTATCTGCAATTAACATATAAATTCATTTGGTGGACTGAAGCACTTGCTTTTTATGTAGGTGGAAATGATGATATGGCTTCACTACCTGTCTTTTAGCACAGTCAGGCCCTTGGTCTATTTCCCAAGTTAGACTGATGAGAGCCATAGCCATGGCAAAATAATGATGTTTAATCCACCTGCATAAGAGCATGAATAGATCAAATTATTGGCCTGTTTCTTTACATCCAAACTTCAGAGaatatataaacatttaaaatgaCAGAAGGAATAGCTTAGACAGTAAGCAGATTCTTAACGCCATAAGTATAATATTGCTACAAGAAGTAGGATAACATTTGATCTTCTAATCAACATTTTGTCCACCTACATGTCAAACCATATTTCTATTTGCTAACACAGAAAGTTGAAAAGTCCAAtcttttaaactaaaataaaaaactacaCTTTAAGGGAAAAGGAgtgatttaagaaaatcaaaataccaAGGACGTATATCACTTCCATTAACTCTTAAGATGTTTTCTCTCAAAGCCAAACCAGTGTAGAGATATAGCAACCATGCCTGTAACAGGAAAATTGACCAACATAAGCTTCACACACAAACCCcctaaaaatagtactagtaatattacaaaaacaataatgcatgagagagagagaaagagagagagttcAAAATCAGAAGAACATGTGATACCTGGTAAAGTTGAACTGGTAATGCTGGTAAGCATCCACCCCAAATCCATGACcttaaaataagtaataacGATGGCAAACAGAGGAACAAAAATGCTGTTCTATCCTGTCATCAGCACATACATCTTCAGTTACTGCAAAAAGGTGTATGCTTTTCCAACAGTTCTATATAAGCAGGCAGGCACTCAAAGCGAACTAGATTTTCAACAACACTGCTATTCATTGTAGGATATAAGGTTTTCTTGAGcttttaatcattaaaatgtTAGCAGACACAGCCCAATCAAATTAAGAGCACAATGGAATCATACCCTGAAATTATTGTATTCCTCTTTCACTTTCAACTGCACATCCTTCCTATTAGCTCTCACATTAATAGGCCCCAAAAACATCCTCAGAAACCTCCCTAAACAaagagaaacaaataaaaattcacaatcATCATCCATTCTAAACATATGCAGCACAATCAAACCAGATAAAAGTAATCAAAATCAACTCACCATGAGATTTGCTCGGAAGGAATGCCGCTGCATCCCCCTCACTCAGTATATACCTCACTCTCGTCAGCTCCTCATCAAGCTTCCAATCCCCCAAAATCCAATCCAAAAATCAGTACACACTAACAATAAAATGAATCACGGTAAAAATTAGTCGCATGCATGCGCAGGAATGGAGGCAGCTCATACTTTATCGAAATCCTTGGAGCCGCGCAGGGATGAGCGGAGAGAGCTGATGCGGGCGTCGAGTGCGGCGACGCGCTGGCGGAGCGCGTCCTCCTCACGGGAGGTGCGGGAGATGAGGGACGAGGCGGTCTCCTGCAGCTCCTTGGCTTGCTCCGTCAGAGAAGAGATGCCGGCGGCCGGTGAGTTTTCCATCGGAAGACGGTGGCCGTCCGATCAATCAGGATTTTCAGATTTAACGGATCGATATGAGTTTGAGTTTTGGGGGTGAATGTGAAAGA is a window from the Salvia hispanica cultivar TCC Black 2014 chromosome 1, UniMelb_Shisp_WGS_1.0, whole genome shotgun sequence genome containing:
- the LOC125200909 gene encoding transmembrane protein 120 homolog; the protein is MENSPAAGISSLTEQAKELQETASSLISRTSREEDALRQRVAALDARISSLRSSLRGSKDFDKLDEELTRVRYILSEGDAAAFLPSKSHGRFLRMFLGPINVRANRKDVQLKVKEEYNNFRDRTAFLFLCLPSLLLILRSWIWGGCLPALPVQLYQAWLLYLYTGLALRENILRVNGSDIRPWWIKHHYFAMAMALISLTWEIDQGPDCAKRQIGVQLFLKWAIMQGVAMILQNRYQRQRLYTRIALGKARRMDVVWGETAGVEGQLLLLCPILFVLQGFEAYVGVLLLNTSLNGSNLDWQVITCGVLLIVMAVGNFANTVQTLITKSKVKAKIKRGKSRQELHQLNHGSDDKSS
- the LOC125200908 gene encoding membrane protein of ER body 2-like isoform X2; its protein translation is MEKEEQKLKEQEAEETNPLVRNSKNIPAESDWVLDKETEAIKGDKSFKENLVFHDKAAGLGVNSICKTQIVECHARTAHDTSSLDLVIQYNGASVINNQHKEEVKENGVSSSDVRPSDSSSQEDLVAKPVKHVSSLDPAVEFNDASIISNQYEEGEETETNGINEMSHEPSKEIESAETEDDLEITELDVERVIRNQTTHDLHCPNCNSCITKRVILTKRKRRMRIPDEEIKRPKTGAAATGTISSEDQVHREGEVGDQDAQTPPIDEDDHDRGATMFRCLSCFSIFIPTGDGLFRSFGGKSGKEYARDGQAPDVKKSWFDMFNLNRQKTPVEEGSSSETNVQQVSSGILSSGPARESDRSLVLEDTAAETAANEGRDLTLPSLDHLKLPLLVDNMRSEDMLAADEQMASKPSREVQTSRDKDIVQLPQPSVSMAEDGTLNISVSVPREEQDVRATIVTTSVLDKPLRTGNTSEIGDAPAAQGEGNDTRITIDAHPPATVIPPPTASQLGTQTNTTDGEGRGAREERKVEVIKSIVYGGLAETMTSLSVVSSAAGGGAATLNVLTLGAANLIGGLFIIAHNLWDLRCDRLEDQLSNQITEQEDRYRQLLGRRQNFALHAVVAIISYILFGLVPPVMYGFSFRKSDDKQLKLLMVAAATLVCILVLTVGKAYVQRPPKPYLKTVMTFLILGISVSGVSYAAGGLVERLLEKLSLFEPSSAAPNFLVPEMRLVASVWASD
- the LOC125200908 gene encoding membrane protein of ER body-like protein isoform X3 yields the protein MEKEEQKLKEQEAEETNPLVRNSKNIPAESDWVLDKETEAIKGDKSFKENLVFHDKAAGIWKCRICPWTYGNGSVCVDRFQNHIKTFNFVYEGLGVNSICKTQIVECHARTAHDTSSLDLVIQYNGASVINNQHKEEVKENGVSSSDVRPSDSSSQEDLVAKPVKHVSSLDPAVEFNDASIISNQYEEGEETETNGINEMSHEPSKEIESAETEDDLEITELDVERVIRNQTTHDLHCPNCNSCITKRVILTKRKRRMRIPDEEIKRPKTGAAATGTISSEDQVHREGEVGDQDAQTPPIDEDDHDRGATMFRCLSCFSIFIPTGDGLFRSFGGKSGKEYARDGQAPDVKKSWFDMFNLNRQKTPVEEGSSSETNVQQVSSGILSSGPARESDRSLVLEDTAAETAANEGRDLTLPSLDHLKLPLLVDNMRSEDMLAADEQMASKPSREVQTSRDKDIVQLPQPSVSMAEDGTLNISVSVPREEQDVRATIVTTSVLDKPLRTGNTSEIGDAPAAQGEGNDTRITIDAHPPATVIPPPTASQLGTQTNTTDGEGRGAREERKVEVIKSIVYGGLAETMTSLSVVSSAAGGGAATCTNAAHNLYHYMHNECVNSGSCKFDWRPFHHSSQSLGFKM
- the LOC125200908 gene encoding membrane protein of ER body-like protein isoform X1; the encoded protein is MEKEEQKLKEQEAEETNPLVRNSKNIPAESDWVLDKETEAIKGDKSFKENLVFHDKAAGIWKCRICPWTYGNGSVCVDRFQNHIKTFNFVYEGLGVNSICKTQIVECHARTAHDTSSLDLVIQYNGASVINNQHKEEVKENGVSSSDVRPSDSSSQEDLVAKPVKHVSSLDPAVEFNDASIISNQYEEGEETETNGINEMSHEPSKEIESAETEDDLEITELDVERVIRNQTTHDLHCPNCNSCITKRVILTKRKRRMRIPDEEIKRPKTGAAATGTISSEDQVHREGEVGDQDAQTPPIDEDDHDRGATMFRCLSCFSIFIPTGDGLFRSFGGKSGKEYARDGQAPDVKKSWFDMFNLNRQKTPVEEGSSSETNVQQVSSGILSSGPARESDRSLVLEDTAAETAANEGRDLTLPSLDHLKLPLLVDNMRSEDMLAADEQMASKPSREVQTSRDKDIVQLPQPSVSMAEDGTLNISVSVPREEQDVRATIVTTSVLDKPLRTGNTSEIGDAPAAQGEGNDTRITIDAHPPATVIPPPTASQLGTQTNTTDGEGRGAREERKVEVIKSIVYGGLAETMTSLSVVSSAAGGGAATLNVLTLGAANLIGGLFIIAHNLWDLRCDRLEDQLSNQITEQEDRYRQLLGRRQNFALHAVVAIISYILFGLVPPVMYGFSFRKSDDKQLKLLMVAAATLVCILVLTVGKAYVQRPPKPYLKTVMTFLILGISVSGVSYAAGGLVERLLEKLSLFEPSSAAPNFLVPEMRLVASVWASD